One part of the Glycine max cultivar Williams 82 chromosome 14, Glycine_max_v4.0, whole genome shotgun sequence genome encodes these proteins:
- the LOC100500178 gene encoding uncharacterized protein LOC100500178 precursor (The RefSeq protein has 2 substitutions compared to this genomic sequence), which produces MKKVFVAFLTLQVVLVLTIIAAEPAGKGYNCEKAKSSVTPCIKYLTSKVDTPSAVCCNGVKEVKSSAPTKDEKIAACQCLKEVTTHIPNLKEDRATALPKQCGVDAGFLITKKNCSSIA; this is translated from the exons atgaagaaagtgTTTGTAGCATTCTTAACACTGCAAGTTGTATTAGTCCTTACAATTATAGCTGCAGAGCCAGCAGGGAAGGGCTACAATTGTGAAAAGGCAAAAAGCTCAGTGACACCATGCATAAAATACCTCACTAGTAAAGTTGATACCCCTTCAGCTGCATGTTGCAATGGTGTCAAGGAAGTGAAATCATCAGCACCAACCAAAGATGAAAAAATTGCTGCATGTCAGTGCCTTAAAGAAGTAACAACTCACATTCCTAACTTAAAGGAAGACAGAGCCACTGCACTTCCTAAACAATGTGGTGTTGATGTGGGTTTTCTCATCACCAAGAAGAACTGTAGCAG CATTGCTTGA
- the LOC100306020 gene encoding uncharacterized protein LOC100306020 precursor has translation MKGVFVTIFSLLVVFVLTVTASEPEPPVTPSGPPKAGPPKAGPPRALITTSGPPKAGPPKAPVTASEPEPPVTPSGPPRAPISTSGPPKAGPPRAPITTSGPPKAGPPRAPVTASEQEPPITASEPEPPVTPLGPPKAGPPRAPITTSGPPKAGPPRAPVTASEPEPPVTPSGPPKAGPPRAPITTSGPPKAGPPRAPITTSGPPKAGPPRAPVITSG, from the coding sequence atgAAGGGAGTGtttgtaacaattttttctCTACTAGTTGTATTTGTTCTCACAGTTACAGCTTCAGAACCAGAGCCACCAGTTACACCTTCAGGACCACCAAAGGCAGGGCCACCAAAGGCAGGGCCGCCAAGGGCACTGATTACAACTTCGGGCCCACCAAAGGCAGGGCCACCAAAGGCACCAGTTACAGCTTCAGAACCAGAGCCACCAGTTACACCTTCAGGGCCACCAAGAGCACCAATTTCAACTTCAGGGCCACCAAAGGCAGGGCCACCAAGGGCACCGATTACAACTTCGGGCCCACCAAAGGCAGGGCCACCAAGGGCACCAGTTACAGCTTCAGAACAAGAACCACCAATTACAGCTTCAGAACCAGAGCCACCAGTTACACCTTTAGGACCACCAAAGGCAGGGCCGCCAAGGGCACCGATTACAACTTCGGGCCCACCAAAGGCAGGGCCACCAAGGGCACCAGTTACAGCTTCAGAACCAGAGCCACCAGTTACACCTTCAGGACCACCAAAGGCAGGGCCACCAAGGGCACCGATTACAACTTCGGGGCCACCAAAGGCAGGGCCGCCAAGAGCACCGATTACAACTTCGGGGCCACCAAAGGCAGGACCACCAAGAGCACCAGTTATAACTTCAGgatga